The following coding sequences are from one Planctomonas sp. JC2975 window:
- a CDS encoding ABC transporter permease: MRAIVLKEFQELRRDRRTLALLIVMPLLLLIIFGYAANFTVDHLTVAVYGSAAHDVTKLIDGNSKLKDHLNVVVTDAQGTKDDATTELRDDRADVAIYAETSSNTPGPEGSPAFTAEVLIDGSNLFAAQSAKTIFAQVQQQLAQQAAQAQEQAAQAAAQAQAQAAQGESGSGTGTSSSGSSQAPASAQQPPTLTVTTLFNPDLKTSWVMIPAIIGLILTFIGTIITSIGLVREREAGTLEQLAVMPLRAGAVVLGKITPYFLLACFDMALITVLGLLLFGVPFNGNPLIFIVGAALFLFVVLGLGVLISSVSRTTGQAIQLAFMVLLPQILLSGMIFPLSAMAAGVRWIGYLLPLTWFTMISQGVMIRGAGWDSLWFPLVILAIMAVVIFGLAVVRLSRSISPVKQPRQPEQTDAVQQRATEVA, translated from the coding sequence ATGCGTGCGATCGTGCTCAAGGAGTTCCAGGAGTTGCGGCGCGACCGCCGCACGCTCGCCCTGCTGATCGTGATGCCGCTGCTGTTGCTGATCATCTTCGGATACGCGGCCAACTTCACCGTCGACCACCTGACCGTCGCGGTGTACGGATCGGCGGCGCACGATGTCACCAAGCTCATCGACGGCAACTCGAAGCTGAAGGACCACCTGAACGTCGTGGTCACCGACGCGCAGGGCACGAAGGATGACGCGACCACCGAGCTGCGCGACGACCGCGCCGACGTGGCGATCTACGCCGAGACCTCGTCGAACACACCGGGTCCGGAGGGGAGCCCGGCGTTCACGGCGGAGGTCCTCATCGACGGATCGAATCTCTTCGCCGCGCAGTCCGCGAAGACGATCTTCGCGCAGGTGCAGCAGCAGCTAGCGCAGCAGGCTGCGCAGGCACAAGAGCAGGCGGCCCAGGCTGCGGCTCAAGCGCAGGCGCAGGCGGCTCAGGGGGAGAGCGGATCAGGGACCGGCACGTCGAGCAGCGGTTCCAGCCAAGCACCTGCATCCGCTCAGCAGCCGCCGACGCTGACCGTGACGACCCTGTTCAACCCGGACCTGAAGACGTCGTGGGTGATGATCCCGGCGATCATCGGCCTGATCCTCACCTTCATCGGCACGATCATCACGTCGATCGGTCTGGTACGAGAACGCGAGGCCGGAACGCTGGAGCAGCTGGCGGTGATGCCGCTGCGAGCCGGCGCCGTGGTGCTCGGCAAGATCACGCCGTACTTCCTGCTCGCCTGCTTCGACATGGCGCTGATCACCGTGCTCGGGCTGCTGCTCTTCGGCGTGCCGTTCAACGGCAATCCGCTCATCTTCATCGTCGGCGCAGCGTTGTTCCTCTTCGTCGTGCTCGGGCTCGGCGTGCTGATCTCGTCCGTATCGCGCACGACGGGACAGGCGATCCAGCTCGCCTTCATGGTGCTGCTTCCGCAGATCCTGCTCTCCGGCATGATCTTCCCGCTGTCCGCGATGGCAGCGGGCGTGCGATGGATCGGCTACCTCCTGCCGCTCACGTGGTTCACGATGATCTCGCAGGGCGTCATGATCCGCGGCGCAGGCTGGGACTCGCTCTGGTTCCCGCTGGTGATCCTCGCGATCATGGCCGTCGTCATCTTCGGCTTGGCGGTGGTGCGGCTCAGCCGCAGCATCTCGCCGGTCAAACAACCGCGACAGCCGGAGCAGACGGATGCCGTGCAGCAGCGCGCGACAGAGGTCGCGTGA
- a CDS encoding alpha/beta fold hydrolase, producing the protein MPKSSFESLGDYIALPRVESLSLSPDGTRVVLSVATLSKDGTKYERALWSVPSDGAEGARRLTRSAKGESSPVFTASGDVLFTSARPDADADDDETGQLWLLPATGGEARPLTRLAGGVSGISASAEGVDRVVLGADLLPSADTLEDDARLRAARKKSKISAILHEGYPVRYWDADLGPDEPHLLALDTGDLVDQVGAERASDAGGESNVSGAASVDGSDTSYDSEPARTGTDEASEPYPASLPRPRDLTPHPGRGGAEGVAITPDGTAVIASLPVADGYDRHHRLVAIDIESGRHSVLLDERRVDLEAPSLSHNGLVVAYVRTARATPQGPTQQELWVAGVARTETADGAEVRLIDPRRVATDWDRWPSSLQFDVDDRSLIVTADQDGRGPVFRIPLDDGSVQQLTDDDFTYTDVHLDRTTGDLVALRSSWMAAPHPVRIARDGSVTLLAVPGGAPEVPGHMEEVETTAADGTRVRGWLLLTATARAGAPAPLLLWIHGGPLNSWNAWSWRWNPQLAVARGYAVLLPNPALSTGYGLDFIARGWNAWGEAPFTDLMSITDAVVARDDIDETRTAAMGGSFGGYMANWVAGHTDRFRAIVTHASLWALDQFIPTTDDSAYWASIFTPEGLEANSPHRHVENIVTPMLVVHGDHDYRVPIGEGLRLWSELNARFAAPDGALQHRFLYFPDENHWVLKPQHAVVWYETVFAFLAQHVLGDDWKRPANLG; encoded by the coding sequence ATGCCGAAGTCGTCGTTCGAGTCCCTCGGGGACTACATCGCCCTGCCCCGCGTCGAGTCCCTCTCGCTGTCTCCCGACGGCACGCGCGTCGTGCTCTCCGTTGCGACACTGTCGAAGGACGGCACCAAGTACGAGCGGGCATTGTGGTCCGTCCCGTCCGACGGTGCCGAAGGGGCGAGGCGGCTCACACGGTCTGCGAAGGGAGAGTCGTCGCCGGTGTTCACGGCATCCGGCGATGTGCTCTTCACCTCTGCGCGTCCGGATGCCGACGCGGACGACGACGAGACCGGCCAGCTCTGGCTGCTCCCCGCGACGGGTGGAGAAGCGCGTCCGCTCACCCGCCTCGCCGGTGGTGTCTCCGGGATATCCGCGTCGGCCGAGGGTGTGGACCGCGTCGTGCTCGGTGCCGACCTGCTGCCGAGTGCCGACACGCTCGAAGACGACGCACGGCTGCGGGCGGCGCGGAAGAAGTCGAAGATCTCTGCCATCCTGCACGAGGGGTATCCCGTGCGGTACTGGGATGCCGACCTCGGTCCCGACGAACCACATCTGCTCGCTCTCGACACCGGTGATCTCGTGGACCAGGTCGGTGCCGAGCGGGCATCCGATGCAGGGGGCGAGTCGAATGTCTCCGGCGCGGCATCCGTCGACGGCTCCGACACGTCATACGACTCGGAGCCCGCGCGCACGGGAACGGACGAGGCGTCCGAGCCCTATCCGGCGTCGCTTCCACGGCCGCGAGACCTCACGCCGCATCCCGGACGCGGCGGAGCAGAAGGCGTGGCGATCACGCCGGACGGCACGGCGGTGATCGCTTCGCTTCCGGTAGCGGATGGCTATGACCGGCATCATCGCCTCGTCGCGATCGACATCGAATCCGGCAGGCACAGCGTGCTGCTCGACGAACGAAGGGTCGACCTCGAGGCACCCAGCCTTTCGCACAACGGATTGGTCGTCGCGTACGTGCGCACCGCGCGAGCAACACCGCAGGGACCGACGCAGCAAGAGCTCTGGGTGGCGGGCGTCGCGCGCACCGAGACGGCCGACGGCGCAGAGGTGAGACTGATCGATCCGCGCCGCGTCGCCACCGACTGGGATCGCTGGCCGTCGAGCCTGCAGTTCGACGTCGACGACCGATCGCTCATCGTGACGGCCGACCAGGACGGCAGGGGCCCGGTGTTCCGGATCCCACTGGACGACGGATCGGTGCAGCAGCTCACCGACGACGATTTCACGTACACGGACGTGCATCTGGACCGCACCACGGGTGATCTCGTGGCGCTGCGGTCCTCATGGATGGCCGCGCCGCATCCGGTCCGCATTGCGCGCGACGGATCGGTGACACTGCTGGCGGTGCCGGGTGGTGCGCCCGAGGTGCCGGGGCACATGGAGGAGGTCGAGACCACGGCAGCGGACGGCACTCGGGTCCGCGGCTGGCTCCTGCTGACGGCGACGGCGCGGGCCGGCGCGCCGGCTCCGCTGCTGCTCTGGATCCACGGCGGTCCGCTGAACAGCTGGAACGCGTGGAGCTGGCGCTGGAACCCGCAGCTGGCGGTCGCTCGCGGGTATGCGGTGCTGCTGCCGAATCCAGCTCTCTCCACGGGCTACGGCCTCGACTTCATCGCCAGGGGCTGGAACGCGTGGGGCGAGGCGCCGTTCACCGACCTCATGTCCATCACGGACGCCGTTGTCGCCCGCGACGACATCGACGAGACGCGCACGGCGGCCATGGGCGGGTCCTTCGGTGGCTACATGGCCAATTGGGTAGCCGGCCACACGGATCGCTTCCGGGCGATCGTCACCCACGCCAGCCTCTGGGCGCTCGACCAGTTCATCCCGACCACCGATGACTCGGCGTACTGGGCCAGCATCTTCACGCCGGAAGGGCTGGAGGCGAACTCGCCCCACCGCCACGTCGAGAACATCGTCACACCGATGCTGGTCGTGCACGGCGACCACGACTATCGGGTGCCGATCGGCGAGGGGCTGCGCCTCTGGTCGGAACTCAACGCCCGCTTCGCTGCGCCCGACGGCGCGCTGCAGCACCGGTTCCTCTACTTCCCGGACGAGAACCACTGGGTGCTGAAGCCGCAGCACGCGGTCGTCTGGTACGAGACCGTGTTCGCGTTCCTCGCCCAGCACGTGCTCGGCGACGACTGGAAGCGCCCCGCCAACCTGGGCTGA
- a CDS encoding helix-turn-helix domain-containing protein, whose amino-acid sequence MRGGREKTDVAHPSSAAAFESSARDTELSSYEHSCAGDESTGRAVRGVLNRIGDKWSLLVIATLRAGRLRFTELRRHIPGISHRMLTLTLRQLERDGLVVRSVYAEVPPRVEYELTELGRTLVELAIALGDWATAHHPAIEASRAAYDERRAAE is encoded by the coding sequence GTGAGAGGCGGGCGAGAGAAGACGGATGTCGCGCATCCGTCTTCGGCTGCCGCTTTCGAGTCGTCAGCACGCGACACCGAGCTCAGCTCGTACGAACACTCGTGCGCCGGGGACGAGTCGACCGGCCGCGCCGTGCGCGGCGTGCTCAACCGCATCGGCGACAAGTGGTCCCTGCTCGTGATCGCCACACTGCGCGCCGGACGCTTGCGGTTCACCGAACTGCGGCGTCACATCCCCGGCATCTCGCATCGGATGCTCACCCTCACCCTCCGCCAGCTCGAGCGCGACGGCCTCGTGGTGCGTTCGGTCTACGCCGAGGTCCCGCCTCGCGTCGAGTACGAGCTCACCGAACTCGGACGCACGCTCGTCGAGCTCGCGATCGCCCTCGGAGACTGGGCGACGGCGCATCATCCGGCGATCGAGGCGTCGCGCGCGGCATACGACGAGCGGCGGGCCGCCGAGTAG
- a CDS encoding DoxX family protein, with amino-acid sequence MTIALWIVNIILAIAYLAAGGTKLLQPKAKLAPMMGWVEDFATPYVKLIAAAEVVGALGLVLPLLTSIAPILAPIAAVCLAIIMAGAVVVHLRRKEPVLPALVLGIVSIVSAGLGFAVV; translated from the coding sequence ATGACCATCGCACTCTGGATCGTCAACATCATCCTCGCCATCGCCTACCTCGCGGCGGGCGGCACGAAGCTGCTGCAGCCGAAGGCCAAGCTCGCCCCCATGATGGGCTGGGTCGAAGACTTCGCCACCCCATACGTCAAGCTGATCGCGGCGGCCGAAGTGGTCGGCGCGCTCGGGCTCGTGCTTCCGCTGCTGACCAGCATCGCGCCGATCCTGGCTCCGATCGCCGCGGTGTGCCTCGCGATCATCATGGCCGGAGCGGTCGTCGTGCACCTCCGCCGCAAGGAGCCGGTGCTCCCTGCGCTGGTGCTCGGCATCGTGTCGATCGTGAGTGCCGGGCTCGGGTTCGCGGTGGTCTGA
- a CDS encoding MarR family winged helix-turn-helix transcriptional regulator, whose amino-acid sequence MATKSAISAWESLFRAQVTVMRTLTAEFPRDPDLSLTEYDVLFTISKQEGRSIRMRDLRTQVLLTQPSVSRLVDRLVDRGLVSKCPEPDDARGSLVRLTDDGYRLYRTCAVQHGRSIIDHVGGALSSEELAQLEALCDKLRRSVEGAESVSVTPA is encoded by the coding sequence GTGGCCACGAAGTCCGCCATCAGCGCATGGGAATCGCTGTTCCGAGCCCAGGTGACCGTCATGCGCACGCTCACGGCTGAGTTTCCGCGCGACCCCGACCTCAGTCTCACCGAGTACGACGTGCTGTTCACCATCTCGAAGCAGGAGGGACGCAGCATCCGCATGCGCGATCTGCGCACCCAGGTGCTGCTGACCCAGCCGAGCGTGAGCAGGCTCGTCGACCGGCTGGTCGACCGAGGGCTCGTGTCGAAGTGTCCGGAGCCGGATGACGCGCGCGGCTCCCTCGTGCGCCTCACCGATGACGGCTACCGCTTGTACCGCACGTGCGCTGTGCAGCACGGCCGGTCGATCATCGACCACGTAGGCGGTGCGCTCTCGAGCGAGGAGCTCGCCCAGCTCGAGGCGCTCTGCGACAAGCTGCGGCGGAGCGTCGAGGGAGCCGAATCCGTCTCCGTCACGCCCGCATAG
- a CDS encoding aldo/keto reductase: protein MQQRPIGNRTVSAIGLGGMPMSIEGRPDEKRSIAAIHAALDAGVTLIDTANAYHIHADEVGHNEALIAKALREYDGDASDVLVATKGGHLRPGDGSWTVNGNPDYIRGAAEESRRRLGVERIGLYQFHRPDPAVPYADSVTALRDLLNDGVIEMAGISNASVEQIDIAQDVLGGRLVSVQNQYSPRFRSSQPELDYCTELGIAFLPWSPLGGIGRSGAGAGFEAFQDIADARGVSPQVITLAWELAKGPGVIPIPGSSRPESILDSITAVDIRLTEDELDRLG, encoded by the coding sequence ATGCAGCAACGACCCATCGGCAACCGCACCGTCAGCGCGATCGGACTCGGCGGCATGCCGATGTCCATCGAGGGGCGCCCGGACGAGAAGCGTTCGATCGCCGCGATCCACGCCGCTCTCGACGCAGGCGTCACGCTCATCGACACGGCGAACGCCTACCACATCCATGCCGACGAAGTCGGTCACAACGAGGCACTGATCGCCAAGGCGCTGCGCGAGTACGACGGCGACGCATCCGATGTGCTCGTCGCAACGAAGGGCGGGCATCTCCGCCCCGGCGACGGAAGCTGGACGGTCAACGGCAACCCGGACTACATTCGCGGTGCCGCAGAGGAATCGCGCCGCCGCCTCGGCGTCGAGCGGATCGGTTTGTACCAGTTCCACAGGCCGGACCCGGCCGTTCCGTACGCCGATTCCGTCACAGCCCTGCGCGACCTGCTCAACGACGGCGTCATCGAGATGGCCGGCATCTCGAACGCGAGCGTCGAGCAGATCGACATCGCGCAGGATGTGCTCGGCGGCCGCCTGGTCTCGGTGCAGAACCAGTACTCGCCGCGTTTCCGGTCTAGCCAGCCGGAGCTCGACTACTGCACCGAACTCGGCATCGCGTTCCTGCCGTGGAGCCCGCTCGGGGGCATCGGACGCAGCGGCGCGGGCGCCGGATTCGAGGCGTTCCAGGACATCGCGGATGCCCGCGGCGTGAGCCCGCAGGTCATCACGCTCGCGTGGGAACTCGCGAAGGGGCCGGGCGTGATCCCCATCCCTGGATCGTCGCGTCCGGAGAGCATCCTCGATTCGATCACGGCCGTCGACATACGGCTGACCGAGGACGAGCTCGACCGGCTCGGATAG
- a CDS encoding AI-2E family transporter — protein MTDASVPVGPESNPEAPDPDASQADASQADAVAKRTHEAVPSRTFWANLNQPFTLGFLITLGGLAALVIGLAVSSLSTILIYIGFALFAALGLDPVVRNLERHKVARPWGIVIVYGAFAVVLVGVLWLIVPTAVSQITQFVTNIPATITSFQHSDLYDWLQSNFGDQVASITDQIKSFLANPANIAAIGGGVVKVGVTIGSVISGIIIVLVLSLYFLASLPTIKTAFARLAPARNRPTVSSMIEQISGGIGGYLGGMVVLAFFNSIVAGLLYLFLGLPFPLLMAVVAFCITLIPLVGSVLFWFAGTIVALFSSPIAALVFAIIYLVYMQIEAYVLTPRVMNRAISVPGSLVIIGALVGGTLLGLLGALVAIPVTASILLIIKQIFIPRQDAKV, from the coding sequence ATGACGGACGCCTCGGTCCCGGTCGGACCCGAATCGAACCCTGAAGCTCCCGACCCAGACGCCTCGCAGGCGGACGCCTCGCAGGCGGACGCGGTCGCGAAGCGCACCCACGAGGCGGTCCCGTCGAGGACGTTCTGGGCCAACCTGAACCAGCCCTTCACCCTCGGCTTTCTGATCACGCTGGGCGGCCTCGCGGCACTGGTCATCGGGCTGGCCGTCTCGAGCCTCTCCACGATCCTGATCTACATCGGGTTCGCACTGTTCGCCGCGCTCGGCCTCGACCCCGTCGTGCGCAACCTCGAACGGCACAAGGTGGCCAGGCCGTGGGGCATCGTGATCGTCTACGGCGCGTTCGCCGTCGTGCTGGTCGGCGTGCTGTGGCTGATCGTGCCGACGGCGGTGAGCCAGATCACGCAGTTCGTGACCAACATCCCTGCGACGATCACGTCATTCCAGCACTCGGATCTCTACGACTGGCTGCAGTCGAACTTCGGCGACCAGGTCGCCTCCATAACGGACCAGATCAAGAGTTTCCTCGCCAACCCGGCGAACATCGCCGCCATCGGCGGCGGCGTCGTGAAGGTGGGAGTGACCATCGGTTCCGTCATCTCCGGAATCATCATCGTGCTCGTGCTGAGCCTCTACTTCCTGGCCTCCCTGCCCACGATCAAGACGGCGTTCGCCCGGCTCGCGCCCGCACGCAACCGACCCACCGTGTCGTCGATGATCGAGCAGATCTCCGGCGGCATCGGCGGCTATCTCGGCGGGATGGTCGTGCTCGCGTTCTTCAACTCGATCGTCGCCGGCCTGCTGTACCTGTTCCTCGGACTGCCGTTCCCCTTGCTGATGGCGGTCGTGGCGTTCTGCATCACGCTGATCCCGCTCGTCGGATCCGTGCTGTTCTGGTTCGCCGGCACGATAGTGGCACTCTTCAGCAGCCCGATCGCAGCGCTGGTGTTCGCGATCATCTATCTCGTCTATATGCAGATCGAGGCATACGTGCTCACGCCCCGGGTGATGAACCGAGCCATCTCCGTGCCCGGATCGCTGGTGATCATCGGAGCGCTCGTGGGAGGGACCCTGCTCGGTCTGCTCGGCGCGCTCGTCGCGATTCCGGTGACGGCGAGCATCCTGCTGATCATCAAGCAGATCTTCATCCCGCGCCAGGACGCCAAGGTCTGA
- a CDS encoding FUSC family protein, with amino-acid sequence MTTGGTAPMHRRRVSDWLNRHDPDLAALRRAGRTAIVMPLLFAFGYYVVGNADYATFCAFGSFAMLLLVGFGGTIRERLQAQLALAVTGGVLVVLGTLTATPVWLGALSMAVVAFAVLFVGTVSSVLASASTSLLIAFILPVTLPGGLASVLPRLAGWGTASVVGLAAIALLWPAPVRLPLRTSAAHACLALATRLRADAAFVLSGREPSAEAARDAAAAQANDAVAALRALFLATPYRPTGLSTPDRTVVRLVDEISWLQVIAAQSAFIRRPVYPASDSVYREACDAKIAGADALERGADILMADGAQTTELEAAIGRLARARSTLASRTMTHLPNAADRTSAETKRPSVDAFVSALDPAFRAQELSYAVSQVAGNIVLTAEAERRSWWDKALGRQPGDLRGAFGAGLERAGAQFRWRSVWLHNSLRGAAALGVAVLLADLTGVQHSFWVVLGTLSVLRSNALSTGQNVLRGVIGTSVGVIAGALLLALIGDDTVALWILLPIAILVAGFAPTAISFAAGQAGFTIILVLLFNIIEPTGWTVGLVRIEDVALGCLVSLAVGLLFWPRGAAAALRAALADAYSALADYLAAAVAFGVDRCDATTSSRQEPTAESRRAAAASRRLDDTFRTYLTEHSPRRVPLSVAASSVAGVAGIRLISDAIVDMWRDERGETQGDRARARRALQSSVDLLCDWCVRFGMQLVDRAELPQPLPRDPRLAAELLDAVRLDLIDETGMSTPTAVRLVWTGDYLDAVRRLQAQVVGSSEPTRAGAGVGVPTDGRPEPG; translated from the coding sequence GTGACGACCGGTGGCACAGCGCCGATGCATCGGCGGCGGGTGTCCGACTGGCTGAACAGGCACGACCCTGATCTCGCCGCCCTGCGGCGAGCGGGACGCACCGCCATCGTCATGCCGCTGCTCTTCGCGTTCGGCTATTACGTCGTGGGCAACGCCGACTACGCCACCTTCTGCGCCTTCGGCTCCTTCGCCATGCTGCTGCTGGTCGGTTTCGGCGGCACGATCCGCGAGCGGCTGCAGGCGCAGCTCGCCCTGGCCGTGACGGGTGGCGTGCTCGTGGTGCTCGGCACGCTGACGGCGACACCGGTCTGGCTGGGCGCGCTGTCCATGGCCGTCGTCGCGTTCGCCGTGCTCTTCGTGGGCACCGTCAGCTCCGTGCTGGCGTCGGCGAGCACGTCGTTGCTCATCGCCTTCATCCTCCCTGTCACTCTGCCCGGCGGCTTGGCATCCGTACTGCCGCGGCTGGCCGGGTGGGGCACGGCATCGGTGGTGGGACTCGCGGCCATCGCGTTGCTCTGGCCGGCGCCCGTGCGGCTGCCGCTGCGCACGAGCGCCGCGCACGCCTGCTTGGCACTCGCCACCCGGTTGCGCGCCGACGCAGCCTTCGTGCTGAGCGGTCGCGAGCCCTCGGCGGAGGCCGCGCGGGACGCCGCAGCAGCCCAGGCGAACGACGCCGTCGCCGCGCTTCGCGCACTCTTCCTCGCCACGCCGTACCGTCCCACAGGTCTCAGCACCCCCGATCGAACGGTCGTGCGGCTCGTGGACGAGATCAGCTGGCTCCAGGTCATCGCAGCGCAGTCGGCCTTCATCAGGCGCCCCGTCTATCCGGCATCCGATTCCGTCTACCGGGAGGCCTGCGATGCGAAGATCGCGGGCGCCGACGCGCTCGAGCGTGGTGCTGACATCCTGATGGCCGACGGCGCGCAGACCACCGAGCTCGAGGCGGCGATAGGGCGGCTGGCGCGGGCGCGTTCCACCCTGGCATCCCGCACCATGACGCATCTGCCGAACGCGGCCGACCGCACATCGGCAGAGACCAAGCGTCCTTCGGTCGACGCCTTCGTCTCTGCACTCGATCCCGCGTTCCGCGCCCAGGAGCTGAGCTACGCCGTCTCGCAGGTCGCCGGCAACATCGTGTTGACGGCAGAAGCCGAGAGACGTTCGTGGTGGGACAAGGCGCTGGGGCGACAGCCGGGTGATCTGCGAGGAGCCTTCGGCGCCGGTCTGGAGCGAGCAGGCGCCCAATTCCGCTGGCGGTCGGTGTGGCTGCACAACAGCCTGCGCGGCGCCGCTGCGCTGGGCGTCGCCGTGCTGCTCGCCGATCTCACGGGCGTGCAGCACTCGTTCTGGGTCGTGCTCGGCACGCTCTCGGTGCTGCGATCGAACGCGCTGAGCACGGGGCAGAACGTGTTGAGAGGTGTCATCGGCACCTCCGTCGGCGTGATCGCCGGCGCCCTGCTGCTCGCGCTGATCGGCGACGACACCGTCGCCCTGTGGATTCTGCTGCCGATCGCGATCCTCGTCGCGGGATTCGCTCCCACCGCGATCTCGTTCGCTGCGGGACAGGCCGGGTTCACGATCATCCTGGTGCTGCTCTTCAACATCATCGAGCCGACCGGATGGACCGTCGGGCTCGTGCGCATCGAGGACGTCGCCCTCGGTTGCCTGGTGAGCCTGGCGGTGGGTCTGCTGTTCTGGCCGCGGGGAGCCGCGGCAGCGCTGCGGGCGGCGCTGGCGGACGCGTACAGCGCGCTGGCCGACTACCTCGCGGCCGCCGTGGCGTTCGGAGTCGACCGGTGCGACGCGACAACGTCGTCGCGTCAGGAGCCGACTGCGGAATCCCGCCGCGCGGCCGCTGCGTCACGGAGGCTGGACGACACCTTCCGCACGTACCTCACCGAGCATTCGCCGCGCCGCGTGCCGCTGTCCGTTGCAGCATCGTCGGTGGCTGGAGTGGCGGGCATCCGTCTGATCAGCGATGCCATCGTGGACATGTGGCGGGACGAGCGCGGCGAGACGCAGGGCGATCGGGCACGCGCCCGCCGGGCGCTTCAGTCGTCGGTCGACCTGCTGTGCGACTGGTGCGTGCGCTTCGGGATGCAACTCGTCGATCGTGCTGAGCTTCCGCAACCGCTGCCGCGCGATCCCCGGCTGGCGGCAGAGCTGCTGGATGCCGTGCGGCTCGACCTCATCGACGAAACGGGTATGAGCACTCCGACGGCCGTTCGACTGGTGTGGACGGGCGACTACCTTGACGCGGTCCGCCGCCTTCAAGCGCAGGTCGTGGGATCGTCGGAGCCCACGCGGGCGGGCGCCGGCGTGGGCGTTCCGACGGACGGCCGACCCGAGCCGGGATGA